A section of the Saccharopolyspora gregorii genome encodes:
- a CDS encoding class I SAM-dependent methyltransferase — protein sequence MTSAPVPSPVRVPATNRVALHRDHRHRTPPFGTARPPVVRRAEAESAANSDPEGDPPVQNNTHLASTDEVTEEWRQRARRDGLARVMRASQPAEHNADTTERTRKAVAEGLRTAARELSRPLATALEVGCGIGRLTPTVAAHADHVTALDMTPGMLEAARESCADLTNVDFELARAENLPWNGRKFDVAVSVWVLMHVLDEEALTRICRSISRSCHYFVLVEYAEAAIPVSEWSRLRSADDYLALMPGAQLVETKELDHGGDRSTAALIRFPSAIESRARKN from the coding sequence ATGACTTCCGCTCCCGTTCCCTCCCCGGTTAGAGTCCCGGCCACGAATCGGGTCGCACTCCATCGCGACCACCGGCACCGCACTCCACCATTCGGCACCGCACGCCCGCCGGTCGTGCGCCGGGCCGAAGCGGAATCCGCGGCGAACTCCGACCCCGAGGGGGATCCTCCCGTGCAGAACAACACGCACCTCGCTTCCACCGACGAAGTGACGGAGGAGTGGCGGCAGCGGGCCCGCCGGGACGGGCTGGCCCGCGTCATGCGCGCCTCCCAGCCCGCCGAGCACAACGCGGACACGACGGAACGGACCCGGAAAGCGGTGGCGGAGGGCCTGCGGACCGCGGCCCGAGAGCTGAGCCGCCCGCTCGCCACCGCATTGGAGGTCGGCTGCGGCATCGGCCGCCTGACCCCGACGGTGGCCGCGCACGCGGACCACGTCACCGCGCTCGACATGACCCCCGGAATGCTGGAGGCGGCACGCGAATCGTGCGCCGATCTGACCAACGTGGATTTCGAGCTGGCCCGGGCCGAGAACCTCCCGTGGAACGGCCGGAAGTTCGACGTCGCCGTTTCCGTGTGGGTTCTCATGCACGTGCTCGACGAAGAGGCGCTGACCCGGATCTGCCGATCGATCTCGCGATCCTGCCACTACTTCGTGCTCGTGGAATACGCGGAGGCGGCGATCCCGGTCAGCGAATGGTCCCGACTGCGTTCCGCCGACGACTACCTCGCACTGATGCCGGGCGCACAGCTCGTCGAAACCAAGGAACTGGATCACGGGGGCGACCGTTCCACCGCGGCGCTGATCCGGTTCCCCAGCGCGATCGAATCGCGAGCGCGCAAGAATTGA
- a CDS encoding sensor histidine kinase: MSGPAGFGRERLLLDVLAVLVPVVVVLLSETDQAWALPAALVACAGLVLRHRCPLLSLLLCLPGLVGGLAWAPTCVALFRLGRAWSNTWWLLCCALLAALSAFLPVAVQQWQLLSAASLTMAAVTALVCAGVPTVMGTLLATRAQLTASLDRLRAATESELLAKEGAARAEERSRIAREIHDAVGHHVTLIAVEAAALHASSEQAEVRASATRVRELAKEALGEMRSTLGLAADQRDSTSARAIPELVARARRSGIRVTLSDECSQAVQLSPGVSRAVYRVVQEALTNVSKHAPGAAVVVELTGDDELLRVVVRNGAPVLGAHAGVLGAHAGAVGDAPDVGCGGSGLAGLSERVRMLGGTLDAVPSDEGFELRAEIPLSPAA; this comes from the coding sequence TTGAGCGGGCCGGCCGGGTTCGGTCGCGAGCGCCTGCTGCTGGACGTGCTCGCGGTGCTGGTGCCGGTGGTGGTGGTGCTGCTGTCGGAGACCGACCAGGCGTGGGCCCTGCCCGCGGCGCTGGTCGCGTGCGCCGGCCTGGTGCTGCGGCATCGGTGTCCGCTGTTGTCGTTGCTGCTGTGCCTGCCCGGGTTGGTCGGTGGGCTCGCGTGGGCGCCGACGTGCGTGGCGCTGTTCCGGTTGGGCCGGGCGTGGTCGAACACGTGGTGGCTGCTCTGCTGCGCGCTGCTGGCGGCGTTGTCCGCGTTCCTGCCGGTGGCGGTCCAGCAGTGGCAGCTGCTGTCCGCGGCGAGCCTGACGATGGCGGCGGTGACGGCGCTGGTCTGCGCGGGGGTGCCGACGGTGATGGGCACGCTGCTGGCGACGCGGGCGCAGCTGACGGCGAGCCTGGACCGGTTGCGGGCGGCGACCGAGTCGGAGCTGCTCGCGAAGGAGGGCGCGGCGCGCGCGGAGGAGCGGTCCCGGATCGCCCGCGAGATCCACGATGCGGTCGGGCACCACGTCACGTTGATCGCGGTGGAGGCGGCGGCGTTGCACGCGAGCAGCGAGCAGGCCGAGGTGCGCGCCTCGGCGACCCGGGTGCGGGAGCTGGCGAAGGAGGCGTTGGGCGAGATGCGTTCGACGCTGGGCCTGGCGGCCGATCAGCGGGACTCGACGAGTGCGCGGGCCATTCCGGAGCTGGTGGCGCGGGCCCGGCGGTCGGGGATCCGGGTGACGCTCAGCGATGAGTGCTCGCAGGCGGTGCAGTTGTCGCCCGGGGTGAGCCGGGCCGTGTACCGGGTGGTGCAGGAGGCGCTGACGAACGTCTCGAAGCACGCGCCGGGCGCGGCGGTCGTGGTGGAGCTGACCGGGGACGACGAGCTGCTGCGGGTCGTGGTGCGCAACGGTGCTCCGGTGCTGGGCGCTCACGCGGGGGTGCTGGGCGCTCACGCGGGGGCGGTGGGGGACGCGCCGGACGTGGGGTGCGGTGGTTCGGGGCTGGCCGGGTTGTCGGAGCGGGTGCGGATGCTGGGCGGCACGCTGGACGCGGTGCCTTCGGACGAGGGGTTCGAACTGCGGGCGGAGATTCCGCTCTCTCCGGCGGCGTGA
- a CDS encoding response regulator, with protein sequence MRPIRLVLADDEVMLRRGLRVLLEHDGLIRVVAEAGTGEELLSVVRTHQPDVALIDVQMPGKDGLAALRELRGLPRPPVCAMLTTFDLDDYVSEALRLGAHGFLLKDAEPDALVRAVQDLAAGGAVLDPRIVVRLLPRFRSMGDSTHEVRLVRSLSARERQVLELLGAGRSNAHIGDRLGLTEATVKSYVSTVLSKLGAENRVQAALIAQRVAGTGEGELR encoded by the coding sequence GTGCGGCCGATCCGCTTGGTCTTGGCCGATGACGAGGTGATGCTGCGGCGCGGCCTGCGGGTCCTGCTGGAGCACGACGGCCTGATCCGGGTCGTCGCCGAGGCCGGTACCGGTGAGGAGCTGCTGTCGGTGGTGCGCACGCACCAGCCGGACGTGGCGCTGATCGACGTGCAGATGCCGGGCAAGGACGGGCTGGCGGCGTTGCGGGAGCTGCGCGGCCTGCCCCGTCCTCCGGTGTGCGCGATGTTGACCACCTTCGACCTGGACGACTACGTGTCGGAGGCGTTGCGCCTGGGGGCGCACGGGTTCCTGCTCAAAGATGCGGAACCGGACGCGCTGGTGCGGGCGGTGCAGGACCTGGCCGCGGGTGGTGCGGTGCTGGATCCGCGGATCGTGGTGCGGTTGCTGCCGCGGTTCCGCTCGATGGGCGATTCGACGCACGAGGTGCGGTTGGTGCGGAGCCTGTCCGCGCGGGAGCGGCAGGTGCTGGAGCTGCTCGGCGCCGGTCGGTCCAACGCGCACATCGGTGACCGGCTGGGGTTGACCGAGGCGACGGTGAAGAGCTACGTCTCGACGGTGTTGAGCAAGCTGGGTGCGGAGAACCGGGTGCAGGCGGCGTTGATCGCGCAGCGCGTCGCGGGGACGGGTGAGGGCGAGCTGCGTTGA
- the der gene encoding ribosome biogenesis GTPase Der produces MTEESVGGPEDVGAPLDGGLDGTWSDEAEWAEFDGVEGAEEDAEGGPQPVLAVVGRPNVGKSTLVNRLLGRREAVVQDKPGVTRDRVAYDALWNGRRFTVVDTGGWEPGAKGLQAAVAQQAEMAMSTADAVLLVVDAQVGATATEEAVARVLRRSKRPVLVAANKVDDERTAADAAALWSLGLGEPRPISGLHGRGSGDLLDAILDVFPEVPHEQFGATGGPRRVALVGKPNVGKSSLLNRLTGEQRAVVDDVAGTTVDPVDSLVQLDGEVWRFVDTAGLRKRVRTASGTEYYASLRTKAAIEAAEVAVVLIDASEPLTEQDLRVIGMVIEAGRALVLVCNKWDLVDEDRRHRLDKELDREMVRARWAERVNVSAETGRSVAKLAPALRTALESWDTRIPTGRLNSWLSDLVAASPPPVRGGKQPKILFATQAHPRPPTLVLFTTGFLEAGYRRFVERRFREEFGFTGSPVRISVRVRERKDGRKARG; encoded by the coding sequence GTGACCGAAGAGTCGGTGGGCGGCCCGGAAGACGTGGGTGCGCCGCTCGACGGCGGCCTGGACGGGACGTGGTCGGACGAGGCCGAGTGGGCCGAGTTCGACGGTGTCGAAGGCGCCGAGGAGGACGCCGAAGGTGGTCCGCAGCCGGTGCTGGCGGTGGTCGGCAGGCCCAACGTGGGCAAGTCGACGCTGGTGAACCGGTTGCTGGGGCGCCGCGAGGCGGTGGTGCAGGACAAGCCGGGCGTGACCAGGGACCGGGTGGCCTACGACGCGCTGTGGAACGGCAGGCGCTTCACCGTGGTCGACACGGGCGGCTGGGAGCCGGGCGCGAAGGGCTTGCAGGCCGCGGTGGCCCAGCAGGCCGAGATGGCGATGTCCACGGCGGACGCGGTGCTGCTCGTGGTGGACGCCCAGGTCGGGGCGACCGCGACGGAGGAGGCGGTGGCGCGGGTGCTGCGCCGCTCGAAGCGTCCGGTGCTGGTGGCGGCGAACAAGGTCGACGACGAGCGGACCGCGGCGGACGCCGCGGCGCTGTGGTCGCTGGGCCTGGGTGAGCCGCGGCCGATCAGCGGGTTGCACGGGCGCGGTTCCGGTGACCTGCTGGACGCGATCCTGGACGTGTTCCCGGAGGTGCCGCACGAGCAGTTCGGCGCCACCGGCGGCCCGCGCCGGGTGGCGCTGGTGGGCAAGCCGAACGTGGGCAAGTCGAGCCTGCTGAACCGGCTCACCGGTGAGCAGCGCGCGGTCGTCGACGACGTCGCGGGCACCACGGTGGACCCGGTGGACTCGCTGGTGCAGCTGGACGGCGAGGTGTGGCGGTTCGTCGACACCGCCGGGTTGCGCAAGCGGGTCCGCACCGCCAGCGGCACCGAGTACTACGCGTCGCTGCGCACCAAGGCCGCGATCGAGGCGGCGGAGGTGGCGGTCGTGCTGATCGACGCCTCGGAGCCGCTGACCGAGCAGGACCTGCGGGTGATCGGCATGGTCATCGAGGCAGGCCGGGCGCTGGTGCTGGTGTGCAACAAGTGGGACCTGGTCGACGAGGACCGCAGGCACCGGCTGGACAAGGAGCTGGACCGCGAGATGGTGCGCGCCCGCTGGGCGGAGCGCGTGAACGTCTCGGCGGAGACGGGGCGTTCGGTGGCGAAGCTGGCGCCGGCGCTGCGCACGGCGCTGGAGTCCTGGGACACCCGGATCCCGACCGGGCGGCTCAACTCGTGGCTGTCGGACCTGGTGGCGGCGAGCCCGCCGCCGGTGCGCGGTGGCAAGCAGCCGAAGATCCTGTTCGCGACGCAGGCGCACCCGCGCCCGCCGACACTGGTGCTGTTCACCACCGGTTTCCTGGAGGCCGGTTACCGCCGGTTCGTGGAGCGCAGGTTCCGCGAGGAGTTCGGGTTCACCGGCAGTCCCGTCCGGATCTCGGTGCGGGTGCGCGAGCGCAAGGACGGGCGCAAGGCACGCGGCTGA
- a CDS encoding lysophospholipid acyltransferase family protein translates to MSEPGEGDLPEGASRRMHRFGRWIGRTFVRLPYRTHVHHLDRVPRTGPLVLVANHSSLIDGPLLFGMLPREAVFLVKHEMFKGPLGWFLRRIGQIPVRRGEPDRTPLLAAVRVLRAGGLVAVFPEGTRSGGGDVANAEHGAAWLARTSGARMLPVACRGTRRPEGRGRRLLPRVDVLFGEPVTLPVAKGRAGLTAATEQVRDELVGLIAELDGLIAGTSESDDARGKQA, encoded by the coding sequence ATGAGCGAGCCCGGCGAAGGCGATCTGCCGGAAGGCGCGTCGCGGCGCATGCACCGGTTCGGGCGGTGGATCGGCCGGACCTTCGTGCGGTTGCCGTACCGCACGCACGTCCACCACCTGGACCGGGTGCCGCGGACGGGACCGCTGGTGCTGGTGGCGAACCACAGCTCGCTGATCGACGGTCCGCTGCTGTTCGGAATGCTGCCGCGCGAAGCGGTGTTCCTGGTCAAGCACGAGATGTTCAAGGGCCCGCTGGGCTGGTTCCTCCGCCGCATCGGGCAGATCCCGGTGCGCCGCGGAGAACCGGACCGCACCCCGCTGCTGGCGGCGGTGCGGGTGCTGCGCGCGGGCGGGCTCGTCGCGGTGTTCCCGGAGGGGACCCGCAGCGGCGGTGGCGACGTGGCCAACGCCGAGCACGGGGCGGCGTGGCTGGCGCGGACCTCCGGGGCGCGGATGCTGCCGGTGGCCTGCCGGGGCACGCGCCGTCCGGAGGGACGGGGCCGTAGGCTGCTGCCCAGGGTGGATGTGCTGTTCGGCGAGCCGGTGACGTTGCCGGTCGCCAAGGGGCGCGCCGGGTTGACGGCTGCGACCGAGCAGGTCCGCGACGAACTGGTCGGGCTGATCGCCGAATTGGACGGGCTGATCGCCGGGACCTCCGAAAGCGACGATGCGAGAGGGAAACAAGCGTGA
- the cmk gene encoding (d)CMP kinase: MAHAELRGVVALDGPSGTGKSTVARKLAAALSASYLDTGAMYRAVTLAVLRAGVPVADADAVAEVAAASLPEMGSDPRDPAVSMAGEDVALEIRGPEVTGAVSAVSAVARVRELLVAEQRRIIADALASPGGVVVEGRDIGTVVARDAGLKVYLTASAQARARRRSDQDVAAGRLADLERTHADVQRRDAFDSGRAVSPLRMAEDAVELDTTDLDVAGVLDRLLGLAEARGLFAGVGTIR; encoded by the coding sequence GTGGCACACGCCGAGCTTCGTGGGGTGGTGGCCCTCGACGGTCCCTCGGGCACTGGGAAATCCACGGTGGCCCGGAAGCTGGCCGCGGCGCTGTCGGCGTCGTACCTCGACACGGGCGCGATGTACCGGGCGGTGACGCTCGCCGTGCTGCGCGCCGGGGTCCCGGTCGCGGACGCGGACGCGGTGGCGGAGGTCGCGGCGGCCTCGCTGCCCGAGATGGGCTCCGACCCGCGGGACCCGGCGGTCTCGATGGCCGGGGAGGACGTGGCGCTGGAGATCCGGGGTCCGGAGGTCACCGGCGCGGTCTCCGCGGTGTCGGCGGTGGCGCGGGTGCGCGAGCTGCTGGTCGCCGAGCAGCGCCGGATCATCGCCGATGCGCTGGCCTCGCCGGGCGGCGTGGTCGTGGAAGGCCGCGACATCGGCACGGTGGTCGCGCGGGACGCGGGGCTGAAGGTGTACCTCACCGCGTCCGCGCAGGCGCGGGCGCGCCGCCGCAGCGACCAGGACGTGGCGGCCGGGCGGCTCGCCGACCTGGAGCGCACCCACGCGGACGTGCAGCGGCGGGACGCGTTCGACTCCGGGCGCGCGGTGTCGCCGCTGCGGATGGCCGAGGACGCGGTGGAGCTGGACACGACGGACCTGGACGTGGCCGGGGTGCTGGACCGTCTGCTGGGGTTGGCGGAGGCCCGCGGGCTGTTCGCCGGAGTGGGGACGATCCGATGA
- a CDS encoding cation:proton antiporter regulatory subunit — MDVTVTPLPGLGTQQDFVTRSGHRIGVITYRDGRFELIVSGHDDPDKVAASAGLTAEETNTLANLLGAPQLVARLSEQQREVAGINTWQLPVDQGSPYDGRTLGETEMRTRTSASIVAVVRGGTVHPSPRPDFEFSAGDLVVVVGTADGLRAAGEILERG; from the coding sequence GTGGACGTCACAGTGACCCCGCTTCCGGGACTCGGGACCCAGCAGGACTTCGTTACTCGTTCCGGGCACAGGATCGGTGTGATCACGTATCGCGACGGACGCTTCGAGCTGATCGTCTCCGGTCACGACGACCCGGACAAGGTAGCCGCCTCGGCAGGTCTGACCGCCGAGGAGACCAACACCCTCGCCAACTTGCTCGGCGCCCCCCAGCTGGTGGCCCGCCTGAGCGAGCAGCAGCGCGAGGTTGCCGGGATCAACACCTGGCAGCTCCCTGTCGATCAAGGCTCTCCCTACGACGGGCGCACTCTCGGCGAGACCGAGATGCGCACCCGCACCTCGGCGTCGATCGTCGCCGTGGTGCGCGGCGGAACCGTGCACCCGTCACCGCGTCCCGATTTCGAATTCAGTGCCGGCGACCTCGTGGTCGTGGTCGGCACCGCCGACGGCCTGCGGGCCGCAGGCGAGATCCTCGAACGCGGCTAG
- a CDS encoding cation:proton antiporter, with the protein MHDTAISLIELGAVFFGLGVLGRLAWKIGISPIPLYLIGGIAFGTGGLIPLHGIEPFTHLASEIGVVLLLLLLGLEYSAGELVTGLRRSWLAGLVDLVLNAAPGAIVALLLGWGPIGALTMAGVTYISSSGIIAKVLGDLGRLGNRETPVVLSILVFEDLAMALYLPILTAVLGGVSLLGGLTAVGVSLIVISVVLVVALKFGRYVSALIDSPDPEVFLLRLLGSALLVAGIASELQVSAAVGSFLLGIAISGSTAQNATRMLEPLRDLFAAVFFVVFGLNTDPSKIPPVLGFALLLAVVTAITKIGTGWFAAHSQGIGKMGRARAGAALVARGEFSIVIAGLAVASGAVSGELAALATAYVLLMAILGPVAARVVEPVARRLVSRKQAAKA; encoded by the coding sequence GTGCACGACACGGCGATCTCCCTCATCGAACTGGGAGCGGTGTTCTTCGGTCTCGGAGTTCTCGGCCGCCTCGCCTGGAAGATCGGCATCTCACCGATCCCGCTTTACCTCATCGGCGGAATCGCTTTCGGAACCGGCGGCTTAATACCGCTGCACGGTATCGAGCCGTTCACGCATCTAGCCTCCGAAATAGGCGTGGTGCTGCTCTTGCTCCTACTCGGGCTGGAGTACTCGGCTGGCGAACTCGTCACGGGGCTCCGGCGTTCCTGGCTGGCAGGTCTGGTGGACCTGGTGCTCAACGCGGCCCCCGGCGCGATCGTCGCGCTGCTGCTGGGGTGGGGCCCGATCGGCGCGCTGACGATGGCAGGCGTCACCTACATCTCCTCCTCCGGCATCATCGCGAAGGTCCTCGGTGACCTGGGCAGGCTCGGCAACCGCGAAACACCGGTGGTGCTGTCGATCCTGGTCTTCGAAGACCTGGCGATGGCGCTGTACTTGCCGATCCTCACCGCGGTGCTCGGCGGGGTGAGCCTGCTGGGCGGGTTGACCGCCGTCGGCGTCTCGCTGATCGTCATCTCGGTCGTGCTGGTGGTGGCGCTGAAGTTCGGGCGCTACGTCTCGGCGCTGATCGACAGCCCCGACCCCGAGGTGTTCCTGCTGCGGCTGCTGGGTTCGGCCCTGCTGGTCGCCGGGATCGCCTCGGAGCTGCAGGTCTCGGCGGCGGTGGGATCGTTCCTGCTGGGCATCGCGATCTCCGGTTCCACGGCGCAGAACGCGACGCGGATGCTGGAGCCGCTGCGCGACCTGTTCGCCGCGGTGTTCTTCGTGGTGTTCGGCTTGAACACGGATCCTTCGAAGATCCCGCCGGTGCTGGGCTTCGCGCTGCTGCTGGCGGTGGTCACCGCGATCACGAAGATCGGCACGGGCTGGTTCGCCGCCCACTCCCAGGGGATCGGCAAGATGGGCCGGGCGCGCGCGGGTGCGGCGCTGGTGGCCCGTGGTGAGTTCTCCATCGTCATCGCCGGCCTCGCGGTCGCCTCGGGCGCCGTCTCGGGCGAGCTGGCCGCGCTGGCCACCGCTTACGTGCTGCTGATGGCGATCCTCGGGCCGGTCGCGGCGCGCGTGGTGGAGCCGGTGGCGCGCAGGCTGGTCTCGCGGAAGCAGGCCGCGAAGGCGTGA
- a CDS encoding pseudouridine synthase: MSEHRAPASSSAADAQPEGIRLQKVLSRAGVASRRAAEGMITEGRIEVDGEVVTELGRRVDPENSVIHVDGTRVVVNEDVQHLLLNKPKGILCSMSDDQGRPCIGDYLRERDGKLFHVGRLDVDTEGLLLITNDGELAHRLMHPSYQVLKTYLAEVPGPIAKDLGKRLRAGVTLDDGPVKLDKFRLVDVNEGRALVEVVLHEGRKHVVRRVLEHVGHPVKRLVRTAIDEVRLGNERPGAIRKLDRKEVGALYRAVGM; the protein is encoded by the coding sequence ATGTCTGAACACCGTGCCCCGGCTTCTTCCTCCGCCGCGGATGCGCAGCCGGAGGGAATCCGCCTGCAGAAGGTGCTGTCCCGAGCGGGGGTGGCTTCGCGCCGCGCCGCCGAGGGAATGATCACCGAGGGCCGCATCGAGGTGGACGGCGAGGTCGTCACCGAGCTCGGCAGGCGGGTGGACCCGGAGAACTCGGTGATCCACGTGGACGGCACCCGGGTCGTCGTGAACGAGGACGTGCAGCACCTGCTGCTGAACAAGCCCAAGGGCATCCTCTGCTCGATGTCCGACGACCAGGGGCGGCCGTGCATCGGCGACTACCTGCGGGAGCGGGACGGCAAGCTGTTCCACGTGGGGCGGCTGGACGTGGACACCGAAGGCCTGCTGCTGATCACGAACGACGGTGAGCTGGCGCACCGGTTGATGCACCCGTCGTACCAGGTCCTCAAGACCTACCTGGCCGAGGTGCCGGGGCCGATCGCGAAGGACCTGGGCAAGCGGTTGCGCGCCGGGGTCACCCTGGACGACGGTCCGGTGAAGCTGGACAAGTTCCGGCTGGTCGACGTGAACGAGGGGCGCGCGCTGGTCGAGGTCGTGCTGCACGAGGGCCGCAAGCACGTCGTCCGCCGGGTGCTGGAGCACGTGGGTCACCCGGTGAAGCGGCTGGTGCGCACCGCGATCGACGAGGTCCGGCTGGGCAACGAGCGTCCCGGCGCGATCCGCAAGCTGGACCGCAAGGAGGTCGGCGCGCTCTACCGGGCCGTCGGCATGTGA
- the scpB gene encoding SMC-Scp complex subunit ScpB, translating to MSAVHDEASGADEAEQAADAAVAPETVPGGRTRPAEPGDGRAGAEPSTGSRVVSGEPDAGTSAGDSPIGGAPVGDELPAAEPAGGEAAVDEISAAEPGAEPGADTDDAEPGTPEPGTAGPRAAGPRAAEPGSAESDDAGLDTAEPGAAEPDDAGTGTAAPDDADSTGDESATGEPSADERSGTDAIDTPPTGAEDPAADPAEVAPGTGQAEDGRPAGSEPEDDAPARSDAAVAVSRTPPDLTEDDALDSALEALLLVVDVPAGEELLADVLDQPVARIRTALQRLASGYEEAGRGIDLRRVGEGWRFYTRETYAPYVERYLLDGQRAKLTRAALETLAVISYRQPVTRARVAAVRGVNVDGVIRTLVGRGLVEEAGTDPETGGFLYCTTELFLERLGLSSLKDLPPLAPLLPEVDTIDDV from the coding sequence GTGAGCGCAGTGCACGACGAAGCTTCCGGTGCGGACGAGGCCGAGCAGGCCGCGGATGCGGCGGTGGCGCCGGAGACCGTGCCGGGGGGACGGACTCGGCCCGCCGAGCCGGGTGACGGCCGGGCCGGTGCCGAGCCGTCGACCGGATCCCGCGTGGTGAGCGGTGAACCGGACGCGGGCACGTCCGCCGGCGACTCGCCCATCGGCGGTGCACCCGTCGGCGACGAGCTCCCCGCGGCCGAGCCCGCCGGTGGCGAGGCCGCTGTGGACGAGATCTCCGCCGCCGAGCCGGGCGCGGAACCGGGCGCCGACACCGACGACGCCGAGCCGGGCACTCCCGAGCCGGGCACTGCTGGACCGAGGGCTGCCGGACCGAGGGCTGCCGAGCCGGGGTCTGCCGAGTCGGACGACGCCGGACTGGACACGGCTGAGCCGGGAGCCGCCGAGCCGGACGACGCCGGGACGGGCACTGCCGCGCCGGACGACGCCGACTCCACCGGCGACGAGTCCGCGACCGGAGAGCCGTCCGCCGACGAGCGGTCCGGAACCGACGCCATCGACACCCCGCCCACCGGAGCCGAAGACCCGGCGGCAGATCCGGCCGAGGTAGCGCCCGGAACCGGCCAGGCCGAGGACGGGCGCCCCGCGGGCTCCGAACCCGAGGACGACGCCCCGGCCCGGTCCGACGCGGCCGTCGCGGTGTCCCGCACCCCGCCGGACCTGACCGAGGACGACGCCCTGGACTCCGCGCTGGAGGCCCTGCTGCTGGTGGTCGACGTCCCGGCGGGGGAGGAGCTGCTGGCCGACGTCCTGGACCAGCCCGTCGCCCGCATCCGCACCGCGCTGCAGCGGCTGGCCAGCGGCTACGAGGAGGCCGGGCGGGGCATCGACCTGCGCCGGGTCGGCGAGGGGTGGCGGTTCTACACCAGGGAGACCTACGCGCCGTACGTGGAGCGCTACCTGCTCGACGGGCAGCGCGCGAAGCTGACCAGGGCCGCGTTGGAGACGCTCGCGGTCATCTCCTACCGGCAGCCGGTGACCCGGGCGCGGGTGGCGGCGGTACGCGGTGTCAACGTCGATGGCGTCATCCGTACCCTGGTGGGGCGCGGCCTTGTCGAGGAGGCCGGTACCGACCCGGAGACCGGCGGGTTCCTGTACTGCACGACGGAGCTGTTCCTGGAACGGCTCGGCCTGTCGTCGCTGAAGGACCTTCCGCCGCTGGCTCCCCTGCTGCCTGAAGTGGATACGATCGACGATGTCTGA
- a CDS encoding segregation and condensation protein A — MQDEADAEAPGVAAAEETASTGRFTVRLDNFEGPFDLLLQLISQHQLDVTEVALHKVTDEFIAYTKALGEHWNLDETTEFLVVAATLLDLKAARLLPAADVEDEDDLALLEARDLLFARLLQYRAYKQVAALFSELEAGALRRYPRSVAVEPRYENLLPEVMIGVGPQRLAEIAAAVFRPKPPPSVSLDHIHQHQVSVREHAALLRVRLAEWGAADFSALVADCEHTVEIVARFLALLELFREKVLAFEQEDPLGDLVVRWVGGSLEDARLAAEADRRSANEEEYG; from the coding sequence GTGCAGGACGAGGCCGACGCCGAGGCTCCGGGCGTGGCCGCCGCGGAGGAAACCGCCTCGACCGGGCGGTTCACGGTGCGGCTGGACAACTTCGAGGGCCCGTTCGACCTCTTGTTGCAGTTGATCTCGCAGCACCAGTTGGACGTCACCGAGGTGGCGCTGCACAAGGTCACCGACGAGTTCATCGCCTACACCAAGGCGTTGGGCGAGCATTGGAACCTCGACGAGACGACCGAGTTCCTGGTCGTGGCCGCGACGCTGCTGGACCTGAAGGCGGCCCGGTTGCTGCCCGCCGCCGACGTGGAGGACGAGGACGACCTGGCGCTGCTGGAGGCGCGGGACCTGCTGTTCGCGCGGCTGTTGCAGTACCGCGCGTACAAGCAGGTCGCGGCGTTGTTCAGCGAGCTGGAAGCGGGGGCGCTGCGCCGCTACCCGCGGTCGGTGGCGGTGGAGCCGCGCTACGAGAACCTGCTGCCCGAGGTGATGATCGGGGTGGGGCCGCAGCGGCTCGCGGAGATCGCGGCCGCGGTGTTCCGGCCGAAGCCGCCGCCGTCGGTGTCGCTGGACCACATCCACCAGCACCAGGTGTCGGTGCGCGAACACGCCGCGCTGCTGCGGGTGCGGCTGGCCGAGTGGGGCGCGGCGGACTTCTCGGCGCTGGTCGCGGACTGCGAGCACACGGTGGAAATCGTCGCCCGCTTCCTGGCGCTGCTGGAGCTGTTCCGGGAGAAGGTGCTGGCGTTCGAGCAGGAGGATCCGCTGGGCGACCTGGTGGTGCGCTGGGTCGGCGGCAGCCTGGAGGACGCGCGGCTGGCGGCCGAGGCCGACCGGCGCAGCGCGAACGAAGAGGAATACGGGTGA